The stretch of DNA aaaaataaaatttatgtgtggaattccctctcttttaaaaaattgcagctgTAAATATTAAAGTTATTATGAAAGTTGTTCCTCAGCTGAATAAACAGtactgggagaggggaggggatcaTCCACTCTCCATGTTTTTTATAGTTACTCTTCCTAATTGTCCTGCTGCTACCTCATGCACCAGATATCCAAGAAAGCTGACATGGTAAAGTTATATACAGCACCGCAGTGACCTCTTTGCAATGAGGATGCGTATCTCTCCAATAAAGCCCCAGACAAAATGACAGTGACAGCTGCCTCGTGGCATTCAGCTTGAATGGAACAGGTTTGCTCAGAAGTGTCAGTCGCCAGCGTGTCATGACAGCATATAGCACCAAGGAAAACATCTTTAAGCCCCATCCTGGAAAAGTGAAACTTCTTTCAGCAGCTGCAGAGGCTGTTTAGCAGGAAAGGTGCTCTTCAAAGTCTTTGCACTTCTTCTTGGGTTGATCTTCTTTTATGAACCTCCTGAAAGCTGAAACCTTTTGCCAGGTGTTCGTTGCAGAAGCCCATAAAACAAAACCTCcctcagcagaagcagcaaagctgGAGGTTTTATGGGTGGAAGGAACTCCAAGAACCAAGAGAAGAAAAGCACGATGCTGTTGAAGAGGAGTCAGAAGCTACCTCTGTGGGAAGACACTCTCCTCTCTGGGAAAGACCCAAGATCACTCTTGAAGCGTGGACTGCAATATGTCAGCTTGAGCCTCATCATGAAAGGGATGACAAGGACGCCTGACTTTTTGTGGGGATTGCCACAAGTCCAGAAACTGAACCTCTCCCACAACCAGCTGGTGGTCCTTCCTCCTGCTTTGGCAAAACTTGACAGGCTGGTGGTGCTGAACCTGTGTGGGAATCGCATGAAGTCTCTGCCGAAAGAGATTGGGCTACTCAGGAACCTGAAGGTTTTATTTGTCAACATGAATTGCTTGACGGAAGTACCGGCCGAACTCGGACACTGCAAGAAGCTGGAAGTGTTGAGCCTCTCTCACAACTGCATCTCCCATCTCCCTTCAAGCATCACAGACCTGATAAACCTGCGAAAGCTGAACCTCAGCAACAATCGGTTCATTTACATTCCCCTAAGTG from Zootoca vivipara chromosome 8, rZooViv1.1, whole genome shotgun sequence encodes:
- the LRRC30 gene encoding leucine-rich repeat-containing protein 30; this translates as MGGRNSKNQEKKSTMLLKRSQKLPLWEDTLLSGKDPRSLLKRGLQYVSLSLIMKGMTRTPDFLWGLPQVQKLNLSHNQLVVLPPALAKLDRLVVLNLCGNRMKSLPKEIGLLRNLKVLFVNMNCLTEVPAELGHCKKLEVLSLSHNCISHLPSSITDLINLRKLNLSNNRFIYIPLSVFALRNLDFLHVGCNKLENIGDSIQFLVNLQILIADYNKIRSLPRSICSVTALELLNVDYNSIQMLPDELYLLRRLPKIAWNPMDKGLHIVHNPLSKPLPQIIDGGLNALYSYLKDKNELP